The Vagococcus penaei genome includes the window TAATAAAACTACCAATTACGCCAGAAATTGCTCCGACCATCATTGATGTAAATAGAGCATTTCTTAAAAACTCATATTGTTGTAGTCCGTCGATAAAATTGTGAATCATACGTGTCCAACCCCCTTAATTTCAATATCGCCCATTGACTCTCCGTACGCTTGACGAATGTTTGTTGTTGTAAATACTTTATCTACTGTCCCAGCAGCAATTAATTGTTGATTAAGAATTATAAGCTGATCAAAATATTCCCGTGTTCGATGTAAATCGTGATGGACAATGATAATTGTTTTACCCTCATCTCTCAATTCCTTTAGTAAATCAACAATTAGTTTTTCACTAACCATGTCAATTCCGACAAAAGGTTCATCTAAAAGAATAATATCAGCTTTTTGTGCCAACGCTCGAGCGATAAAAACACGTTGTAGTTGCCCTCCGGATAATTGACCGATTTGACGTTTCGCAAAATCTTGCATTTTCACTTTTTCTAATGCTTCTTGAGCTGCTAGTTTTTCCAATCGTCCTGGTCGTTTAAACAAGCCTAATGTTGGGTAAGTTCCAAGTAATACTGTTTCAGCAACGTTAATTGGAAAAGTCAAATCAATTAAGCTACGTTGTTCAACATAGGCAATTTTTTCTTTATGTTGATGAATATCGCTTCCGTCAATTGTCACCTGACCACTTTCTCGCTTGATTAATCCCATAAATCCTTTCAAAAAGGTTGATTTTCCAGCACCATTTGGTCCAATAATTCCAGTAATCTGCCCTGGTACAATACTGACATTAACTGTATCTAACACTTTTTTATGCTGATAGGTAACTGTCAAATCCTTGATTATCATTTCGTGTGTCATTCGTAACCCTCCTTAAATCTAATATCTATTTTGGTTAATTAAATTTAATTTTTAGGTAAACCTAAAATATCCTAATAAAAGTATAGCAAATGATAATCATTTTCACAACAAAAAAGATAGAAACACCCCAAAATTAGAGATGTTTCTATCTTTAGATTATTTATTACGATTTTTTAATCGACAAATTCAAAGACAAAATCCTGAATACGAACTAAATCGCCATCTTTAGCACCCATTGCTCGTAACGTTTCATCAACACCAAGACCGCGTAACTGACGGGCAAATTTCATAATACTCTCTTCACGATCAAAATTCGTCATAATGAAGAGTTTTTCCAATTGGTCTCCAGATAAAACCCATGTCGCATCATCATCACGTGATACTTTGAAAGCTGGTTCATCTTCTTTAAATTCATAACGAACTACATCATCTTCTGTATCGTCTTCAATATAAATTGGAAACTCTGGTGTTTTCTCAAGTAAATCGACTGTTGCACTTAATAATGGTTCAATCCCCCGATTAGAAATACCAGATATTGGGAAAATTGGAATATCGTCTGCAAATTCATCTGCTTTTAATGCAGCAATCTTTTCTTTAAATTCTTTTAAATTTTCTTCTGCATCAGGCATGTCCATCTTATTAGCAACAATAATTTGAGGACGCTCAAGCAAACGTAAATCATACGATTCTAACTCATTATTGATTAACAAGTAATCTTCGTACGGATCACGGCCTTCCATACCACTCATATCAATCACATGTAAGATAACACGTGTCCGTTCAATATGGCGTAAAAATTGTGTCCCTAGTCCAATTCCTTGAGATGCACCCTCGATTAATCCAGGTAAATCAGCCATAACAAAACTACGACCATCCTTAGTTGTCACCATTCCTAAGTTAGGAACAAGTGTTGTAAAGTGATAGGCACCAATTTTAGGACGTGCTTTTGAGACAATCGATAATAGTGTTGATTTTCCAACAGATGGAAAACCGACTAATCCAACATCAGCTAAGACCTTTAATTCTAAGTCAATTTTACGCTCTTGTCCTGGCTCACCATTTTCTGAAATTTCTGGCGCAGGATTTCTTGGCGTCGCAAAACGACAATTACCACGACCGCCACGGCCACCTTGAGCAATTTTAAGCATCTGACCGTTTGAAATCAAATCACCTAAAATTTTTCCAGTTTCATGGTCTTTTACTGTTGTACCAGGTGGGACTTTAACATAAGTATCTTCAGCACCACGACCGTGCATACCTTTACTCATCCCATTTTCTCCTGGTTCAGCCTTGAAGTAACGGGTGTAGCGAAAATCCATTAAGGTTCGTAAGCCTTCATCAACAACTAAAATAATACTACCGCCACGGCCACCGTCACCACCAGCTGGTCCACCATCTGGGACATATTTCTCTCTTCTAAAAGCAACCATTCCGTCGCCACCTTTACCGGCTTGCACATCAATGGTTACCTGATCTAAAAACATGGACATATGCTGTCCTCCTTACTCTCAAAAAGTCTCTTTTCAATTCATTGTATCTTTTGCGAGGGCGTTTGTCTATTAATGTTGTAAAACCTTGCTAACAATTTCTGAAAAATGAAGATTCTTTAATAATTTTTAGAATCTTTTTTCTTTATGATTGGCTTTCTGTTTGTTTTTTGTTAGTATTGAACACAGATAAGCTGTTGTGAAAGGATGTCATTTAATGAAAAGAAAACAATTATTTCTAGGTGCTTGTACACTACTAACGGCAACGTTATTATTGAGCGCCTGTGGAACAACGAGTAAAAATGATAACGTTAAAAAAAATACTAGTTCAACAGAAAAAGTATCTGAATCAGTTGTAAAAGATGATGTTGATTTAAATACACTTGATTTACCGCAATTAAGTAAAGATGTCGCTGCGGACGAAGACTTAGTTGAAATGGAAACAAGTGAAGGAAACATTAAGATTAAGCTCTTTCCAAAGTTAGCACCTAAAGCCGTTGAAAATTTTATGACGCATGCAAAAGATGGTTATTATAACAATGTATCTTTCC containing:
- a CDS encoding metal ABC transporter ATP-binding protein gives rise to the protein MTHEMIIKDLTVTYQHKKVLDTVNVSIVPGQITGIIGPNGAGKSTFLKGFMGLIKRESGQVTIDGSDIHQHKEKIAYVEQRSLIDLTFPINVAETVLLGTYPTLGLFKRPGRLEKLAAQEALEKVKMQDFAKRQIGQLSGGQLQRVFIARALAQKADIILLDEPFVGIDMVSEKLIVDLLKELRDEGKTIIIVHHDLHRTREYFDQLIILNQQLIAAGTVDKVFTTTNIRQAYGESMGDIEIKGVGHV
- the obgE gene encoding GTPase ObgE, with product MSMFLDQVTIDVQAGKGGDGMVAFRREKYVPDGGPAGGDGGRGGSIILVVDEGLRTLMDFRYTRYFKAEPGENGMSKGMHGRGAEDTYVKVPPGTTVKDHETGKILGDLISNGQMLKIAQGGRGGRGNCRFATPRNPAPEISENGEPGQERKIDLELKVLADVGLVGFPSVGKSTLLSIVSKARPKIGAYHFTTLVPNLGMVTTKDGRSFVMADLPGLIEGASQGIGLGTQFLRHIERTRVILHVIDMSGMEGRDPYEDYLLINNELESYDLRLLERPQIIVANKMDMPDAEENLKEFKEKIAALKADEFADDIPIFPISGISNRGIEPLLSATVDLLEKTPEFPIYIEDDTEDDVVRYEFKEDEPAFKVSRDDDATWVLSGDQLEKLFIMTNFDREESIMKFARQLRGLGVDETLRAMGAKDGDLVRIQDFVFEFVD